The genomic window GCCTCCGAGGATCGCCATCGCGAGGCGGTCCTGGATCTCGGACTGGATGAGCCGGCGCAGCGGCCGCGCACCGAACACCGGGTCGTACCCGCGCTCGGCGAGCCAGCCGCGGGCGTCCGGCGTGACCGCCAGGGTGAGCCGGCGGTCCTTGAGCCGGCGCTGCAGCGCGAACACCGCGAGCTCGACGATCTGCGCGAGGTCGTCCTCGGTCAGCGCCTGGAAGATCACGATGTCGTCGAGACGGTTCACGAATTCCGGCTTGAAGGCCTGGCGGACGAGGCCCTGCACCTGCTCGCGCTTCTGGTCGACCGACAGAGTCGGGTCGATGAGGATCGGCGAGCCGAGGTTCGAGGTGAGGATCAGGATCACGTTCTTGAAGTCGACGGTCCGGCCCTGCCCGTCGGTCAGGCGACCGTCGTCCATGACCTGCAGCAGCACGTCGAACACCTCGGGGTGCGCCTTCTCGACCTCGTCGAGCAGCACGACGCTGTAGGGGCGCCGGCGGACCGCCTCGGTGAGCTGCCCGCCCTGCTCGTAGCCGATGTAGCCGGGAGGGGCGCCGACGAGGCGCGAGACCGAGTGCTTCTCGCCGTACTCCGACATGTCGATGCGCACCATGGCGTGCTCGTCGTCGAAGAGGAACTCGGCGAGCGCCTTGGCGAGCTCGGTCTTGCCGACGCCGGTCGGACCGAGGAACAGGAACGAGCCGGTCGGCCGGTCGGGGTCGCTGATGCCCGCGCGCGAGCGTCGCACGGCATCGGAGACGGCCTTCACGGCCTCCTTCTGCCCGATGAGACGCCGGCCCAGCTCGGCCTCGAGGTGCAGCAGCTTCTCGGTCTCGCCCTGCATCAGGCGCCCCACCGGGATGCCCGTCCACGCCGCGATGACGGCGGCGATGTCCTCATCGGTGACCTGGTCGTTGACCATGCGGTCACCCGCCGGCTCGTCGCGCTCGGCGTCGATGAGCTGGCGTTCGAGCGCGGGGATCTCGGCGTACAGCAGCCGCGAGGCCTTCTCGAGGTTGCCCTCGCGCTGCGCTCGCTCGGCCTCCATGCGCGCGGCGTCGAGCTTGGTCTTCAGGTCGCCGACGCGGTTGAGCGACGCGCGCTCGCGCTCCCACCGCGCCTGAAGGTCGTCGAGGCTCGCCTGCTCCTTGCCCAGCTGCTCGCGCAGCGCGGCCAGTCGTTCCTTCGAGGCGTCGTCCTTCTCCTTCTTGAGCGCGAGCTCCTCGAGCTTGAGGCGGTCGACGTGGCGGCGCAGCTCGTCGATCTCGAGCGGGGCGGAGTCGATCTCCATGCGCAGGCGCGACGCGGCCTCGTCGATCAGGTCGATGGCCTTGTCGGGCAGCTGCCGGCTCGGGATGTAGCGATGACTGAGGGATGCCGCGGCCACGAGCGCGGCGTCGGCGATGGCGACCTTGTGGTGGGCCTCGTAGCGCTCCTTGAGCCCGCGCAGGATCGCGACGGTGTCCTCGACCGAGGGCTCGCCGACGTAGACCTGCTGGAAGCGGCGCTCGAGCGCGGCATCCTTCTCGATGAACTCGCGGTACTCGTTCAGCGTCGTCGCGCCGATGAGGCGGAGCTCGCCGCGCGCCAGCATGGGCTTGAGCATGTTGGATGCCGCGACCGACCCCTCGCCGCCTCCGGCGCCCATGAGCACGTGCAGCTCGTCGATGAACGTGATGACGCGTCCGTCGGACTCGGTGATCTCCTTGAGGACGCTCTTGAGGCGCTCCTCGAACTGCCCGCGGTACATGGCACCTGCGACGAGGGCCGAGATGTCGAGGGTGACGAGCTCCTTGTCCTTCAGCGACTCGGCGACATCGCCCGCGACGATGCGCTGGGCGAGACCCTCGACGACGGCCGTCTTGCCGACGCCGGGCTCGCCGATGAGGACGGGGTTGTTCTTGGTGCGGCGGGTGAGCACCTGGCTGACCCGGCGGATCTCGCTGTCTCGCCCGATGACGGGATCGAGCTTGCCCTGGCGGGCGCGGTCGGTGAGGTTGATCCCGAACTGCTCGAGGGCGCTCTGCGCGTCCTCCTGCCCGGGCTGCTGCGTGGCGTTCATTGGTCTCCTGAAATCAGCTCACGTCAAAAGTTGAGTCGTGATGACTCAAGTTTAGCAGTGAGCGGATGCCTCAGCAACGGCACGGCGCGTTTGTCCAGGGGTTGTTTCACCGGCAGGTCGGGAGAACTGTGGACGTACAGGCGAACAGAGGAGTTCATCATGAGCAATACGACGGTCGCGCGCATCACGACGATCACCGCCCGGTCCCCGGAGAGCTTCGAGGCGGCAGTCAGAGAGGGCGTCGCGCGCGCCCACTCGACCCTGCGCAACGTGAGCGGGGCCTGGGTCAAGGAGCAGAAGGTCGAGTGCACCGACGGCGCGATCACCTCGTACCAGGTCGCCCTCGAGGTGACGTTCGTCCTCGACGACTGAGCGGCTCGTTGCGGCCTCGCCGCGCCCGATCCGCGGCCGGCAACGGAACCGCCGCGCAGGCGATGCCTGCGCGGCGGTGGACCGGTCGCTCGTCAGAAGCGGGGACTTCAGTCCGGGATGCCGATCCGCCGCTCCCCCGAGCGGAGCTGCTGAATCATCACCGCGATCACGAGCAGCGTGCCCTGGGCGACGTTCTGCCAGAAGGTGTTCACCCCGACGAGCGTCATGCCGTTGGTGAGGACGCCCAGGAGGATGACCGCGAGGATCGTTCCGGCGACCGCACCCTTGCCGCCCTTCAGCGCCGCGCCGCCGAGTGCCGCGGCGGTGATGGCCTGCAGCTCGAGGCCCTCTGAGCCGGAGATCGGCTGGCCGGAACCCGTCCGGGCGGTGATGAGGATGCCCGCGATCGCCGCGACGGCGCCCGTGATCATGTAGACGCCGAGGATGTAGCGGTTGATGTTGATGCCCGCGAGACGCGAGGCGATGTTGTTGCCGCCCACCGCATAGATGTTGCGGCCGATGGACGTGTACCGCAGGACGACGTGCGTCAGGGCGGCGATCACGACCAGCACGAGGATCAGCATCGGAACGCCGACGATCGCTCCGCGCGCGAGGAAGACGAAGAACGGATCGGCGCCCGTGTAGCCCTGTGCGCGACCGTCCGAGATCAGCTGCGCGATCCCCTTGTACGCGGCGAGGGTCGCGAGCGTGGCGATCACCGGGTTCACCCGCCCGAAGACGATGATGCAGCCGTTCAGGAGACCGCACGCGACGCCGATCGCGATGGCACCCACGACACCGACGGCCGCCGAGCCGCTCGCGGTGAAGATCATCGCCGACGTGACCGAGGTGAGTCCCGCGATCGATCCGACGGAGATGTCCAGAGCACCGAGGATGATCACGACCGTCTGCACGACCGCGAGGAGGCCGACGATCGCGATGGCCGTGCCGATCACCTTGAGGTTGGCGACGGTGAAGAAGAGCGGATTCTGCAGGCCGATGATCGCCACGACGAGTGCGATCGCGATGAGCAGCGAGATGTTCTGCACGCCGATCGCCCGCACGACCCGCTTGAACGCGGGCACCGCCTCGGCTTCCGGTTCGCTGGCGACGGCGGCGGGCGGCCGTTCGGCTGTGGTTGTCACTCGGTGTTCCTTTCGGGTGGCGGCGTTCACGCGGGGACCGCCTCGTCCATCGCGAGCGCCAGGAGGTTCTCTTCGGTCGCCTCGGCGCGAGGCAGCTCCCCGGCGATGCGACCGTTGTTCATCACGTAGATCCGATCGGCGATGCCCAGCACCTCGGGAAGTTCGCTGGACACGACGAGCACGGCGACGCCCTCGTGCGCGAGGCGATCGATGATGGCGTAGATCTCCGACTTCGCACCCACGTCGATGCCACGGGTCGGCTCGTCGAGGAGCAGGATCTTGGGCTTGGTCGCGAGCCAGCGGGCCAGCACGACCTTCTGCTGGTTCCCGCCGGACAGATTCGCGACGAGCTGCTCTGTGGACGGGGTGCGGATCCGCAGCTGCGAGATGTAGTCCGATGCGAGCGCCTTCTCCGCGCGGTCGTTCACGAAGATCCACCGCGAGAGCGACCGGAGCACGACGAGCGCGGCGTTGTCGCGCACGGATCGCTGCATCAGGAGCGCTTCCGCCTTGCGCTCCTCGGGAGCGAATCCGATGCCGGCGCGGATGCTGTCGGCGGGCTGCCGGATCCTGCGCTCGCGACCCGAGACGAGGATCTGTCCCGATCGCACGCCGTAGTCGCCGGCGATCGTCTTCATGAGCTCGCTCCGGCCGGCACCGACCAGCCCGGCGATGCCGACGACCTCGCCCGCTCGCACGGTCAGATCGATGTCGGAGACGAACTCGTTGCCGACACCGCGCAGTTCGAGAACCGCACCCCCGAGGGCCGCGGGCTCGCGGTGGAAGAACTGGGTGAGGTCGCGGCCGACCATGAGTCGGACGAGTTCCGCGTGGTTCGTCTCAGCCGCGATCTTCGTGCCGACGAACGCACCGTCTCGCAGGACCGTGATCCGGTCGGCGAGCTTGAAGATCTCGGCCATGCGGTGGGAGACGTATGCGATCGCGACGCCCTCCGACTGGAGCTTGCGGATGAGGTCGAACAGGATGTCGACCTCCTCGTCACCGAGCGACGAGGTCGGCTCGTCGAAGCAGATGATGCGCGGGCGGCTGACCACCGCCCGCATGATCTCGACGATCTGGCGCTGAGCCGGCGACAGTTCGGAGCCGAGCGCATCGGCGCGGATCACGCGATGGAAGCCCCAACGGCGAAGCTCGGCGCGGGTCTTCTCGAGCAGCGCCCGCCTGTTGTACACGACGCCGCCGAGGTTTCCGACGTAGATGTTCTCGGCGACGGACACAGCCGCGAGGATCTCCGGCTCCTGGGCGATCACTCGCAGTCCCGCGCGACGGGCGTCCGCGGGGTCGTCGAACACGACCGGCTCGCCGCCGATGGCGAGCTCGCCGTCGTCGGGGCGGTAGTCACCGTTGAGGATCTTGAGGAGAGTGGACTTGCCCGCGCCGTTCTCACCCATGAGGGCCGTCACCTCGCCGGCGCGAAGTTCCAGGTCCACGCCGCGAAGCGCGCGCACCGGGCCGAAGCTCTTGGTGATCCCCGCTGCTCGCAGCGCAATCGGTTCGACAACCACGTTC from Microbacterium sulfonylureivorans includes these protein-coding regions:
- a CDS encoding ABC transporter permease, translated to MTTTAERPPAAVASEPEAEAVPAFKRVVRAIGVQNISLLIAIALVVAIIGLQNPLFFTVANLKVIGTAIAIVGLLAVVQTVVIILGALDISVGSIAGLTSVTSAMIFTASGSAAVGVVGAIAIGVACGLLNGCIIVFGRVNPVIATLATLAAYKGIAQLISDGRAQGYTGADPFFVFLARGAIVGVPMLILVLVVIAALTHVVLRYTSIGRNIYAVGGNNIASRLAGININRYILGVYMITGAVAAIAGILITARTGSGQPISGSEGLELQAITAAALGGAALKGGKGAVAGTILAVILLGVLTNGMTLVGVNTFWQNVAQGTLLVIAVMIQQLRSGERRIGIPD
- a CDS encoding dodecin family protein — protein: MSNTTVARITTITARSPESFEAAVREGVARAHSTLRNVSGAWVKEQKVECTDGAITSYQVALEVTFVLDD
- a CDS encoding sugar ABC transporter ATP-binding protein, translating into MVVEPIALRAAGITKSFGPVRALRGVDLELRAGEVTALMGENGAGKSTLLKILNGDYRPDDGELAIGGEPVVFDDPADARRAGLRVIAQEPEILAAVSVAENIYVGNLGGVVYNRRALLEKTRAELRRWGFHRVIRADALGSELSPAQRQIVEIMRAVVSRPRIICFDEPTSSLGDEEVDILFDLIRKLQSEGVAIAYVSHRMAEIFKLADRITVLRDGAFVGTKIAAETNHAELVRLMVGRDLTQFFHREPAALGGAVLELRGVGNEFVSDIDLTVRAGEVVGIAGLVGAGRSELMKTIAGDYGVRSGQILVSGRERRIRQPADSIRAGIGFAPEERKAEALLMQRSVRDNAALVVLRSLSRWIFVNDRAEKALASDYISQLRIRTPSTEQLVANLSGGNQQKVVLARWLATKPKILLLDEPTRGIDVGAKSEIYAIIDRLAHEGVAVLVVSSELPEVLGIADRIYVMNNGRIAGELPRAEATEENLLALAMDEAVPA
- a CDS encoding ATP-dependent Clp protease ATP-binding subunit; amino-acid sequence: MNATQQPGQEDAQSALEQFGINLTDRARQGKLDPVIGRDSEIRRVSQVLTRRTKNNPVLIGEPGVGKTAVVEGLAQRIVAGDVAESLKDKELVTLDISALVAGAMYRGQFEERLKSVLKEITESDGRVITFIDELHVLMGAGGGEGSVAASNMLKPMLARGELRLIGATTLNEYREFIEKDAALERRFQQVYVGEPSVEDTVAILRGLKERYEAHHKVAIADAALVAAASLSHRYIPSRQLPDKAIDLIDEAASRLRMEIDSAPLEIDELRRHVDRLKLEELALKKEKDDASKERLAALREQLGKEQASLDDLQARWERERASLNRVGDLKTKLDAARMEAERAQREGNLEKASRLLYAEIPALERQLIDAERDEPAGDRMVNDQVTDEDIAAVIAAWTGIPVGRLMQGETEKLLHLEAELGRRLIGQKEAVKAVSDAVRRSRAGISDPDRPTGSFLFLGPTGVGKTELAKALAEFLFDDEHAMVRIDMSEYGEKHSVSRLVGAPPGYIGYEQGGQLTEAVRRRPYSVVLLDEVEKAHPEVFDVLLQVMDDGRLTDGQGRTVDFKNVILILTSNLGSPILIDPTLSVDQKREQVQGLVRQAFKPEFVNRLDDIVIFQALTEDDLAQIVELAVFALQRRLKDRRLTLAVTPDARGWLAERGYDPVFGARPLRRLIQSEIQDRLAMAILGGGVHDGDVVRVDVAADGSGLTLVSDGPSAPPEA